From Flavobacterium alkalisoli, the proteins below share one genomic window:
- a CDS encoding thioredoxin family protein has product MANTPSNMLPLGTIAPEFHLKDTNSSNSFSFKDIKGEKGTLVMFICNHCPFVLHVIEEIVMIANDYTVQGIGMVAISSNDPVKYPQDGPDRMTEFAFKNDVDFPYLFDETQEVAKAYDAACTPDFYLFDSQNRLVYRGQLDDSRPGNNIPVSGSDLRNAIDGILYNRTIPEPQKPSMGCNIKWR; this is encoded by the coding sequence ATGGCAAACACACCCTCAAATATGCTTCCGTTAGGCACTATAGCACCCGAGTTCCATTTAAAGGACACCAACTCCAGCAACAGCTTTTCTTTTAAGGATATTAAAGGAGAAAAAGGGACGTTGGTCATGTTTATATGTAACCACTGCCCTTTTGTATTGCATGTTATTGAGGAAATAGTAATGATTGCCAACGATTATACCGTACAGGGAATAGGTATGGTAGCCATTAGCAGTAACGATCCTGTAAAGTACCCTCAGGACGGACCCGACCGTATGACGGAGTTTGCCTTTAAAAATGATGTAGATTTCCCTTATCTTTTTGATGAAACCCAAGAAGTAGCAAAAGCATACGATGCTGCCTGTACCCCTGACTTTTACTTGTTTGATTCTCAAAACCGACTTGTATATCGCGGCCAGCTTGACGATTCACGTCCGGGTAATAACATACCGGTAAGCGGTAGCGACCTGCGCAACGCAATAGATGGCATTTTATACAACCGTACTATACCTGAGCCTCAAAAACCAAGTATGGGTTGTAATATAAAATGGAGATAG
- a CDS encoding peptidylprolyl isomerase, whose translation MENGIYAKFNTPKGSILVKLTHDKTPGTVGNFVGLAEGNLENDAKPQGKPYYNGLKFHRVIPDFMIQGGCPVGTGVGGPGYQFDDEFHPELRHDKPGVLSMANAGPGTNGSQFFITHVETPWLDNKHTVFGHVVEGQDIVDAVAQGDAIESIEIIREGDEAKNWNAIEAFRTFEGSREKRIAEEKERAEAEMEKLAAGFDKTDSGLRYKIIQKGSGKKAEKGKTVSVHYTGSLDNGQVFDSSYKRKQPIDFPLGMGHVIEGWDEGIALLQVGDKARFVIPSHLGYGSRGAGGVIPPDATLIFDVELMDVK comes from the coding sequence ATGGAAAACGGAATTTACGCTAAATTCAATACCCCAAAAGGTTCTATTTTAGTAAAACTTACTCATGATAAAACGCCTGGTACTGTAGGTAACTTTGTAGGACTTGCCGAAGGTAATCTTGAAAACGATGCTAAGCCACAAGGCAAACCATATTATAACGGACTTAAATTTCACAGGGTTATTCCTGATTTTATGATTCAGGGAGGATGCCCGGTAGGAACAGGTGTTGGTGGTCCTGGTTATCAGTTTGATGATGAGTTCCACCCCGAACTTAGACACGACAAGCCGGGAGTACTTTCTATGGCAAATGCAGGTCCCGGTACTAACGGATCTCAGTTTTTTATCACTCACGTAGAAACGCCTTGGTTAGACAACAAACACACTGTTTTCGGACATGTGGTAGAAGGTCAGGATATTGTTGATGCAGTTGCTCAGGGAGATGCTATTGAGAGTATTGAGATTATCCGTGAAGGTGATGAGGCTAAAAACTGGAATGCGATTGAGGCTTTCAGAACTTTTGAAGGTTCGCGTGAAAAACGTATTGCTGAGGAAAAAGAAAGAGCTGAAGCTGAAATGGAAAAGCTTGCTGCAGGTTTTGATAAAACAGATAGCGGACTTCGTTATAAAATAATCCAGAAAGGTAGCGGCAAGAAAGCTGAAAAAGGAAAAACTGTATCTGTTCACTACACAGGTTCTTTAGATAACGGACAGGTGTTTGATTCATCATACAAAAGAAAACAGCCTATTGATTTCCCACTTGGTATGGGTCATGTAATTGAAGGATGGGATGAAGGTATTGCTTTACTACAGGTTGGTGATAAAGCAAGATTTGTTATTCCTTCTCATTTAGGTTACGGTTCTCGTGGTGCAGGTGGTGTTATTCCGCCGGATGCTACACTTATTTTTGATGTGGAACTAATGGATGTAAAATAG
- a CDS encoding class I SAM-dependent methyltransferase: protein MENESNYININKDAWNKKTEFHIDSAFYNMTGFLNGETSLNSIEVELLGNITGKKILHLQCHFGQDTLSLGRMGAQVTGADLSDVAINKARELAITTGIPANFVCCDIYDLPNHLDEKFDIVFTSYGTIGWLPDLDKWAKVINHFLKPGGSFVFAEFHPFVWMFDSSFQKIDYSYFNVETIIETETGTYADKAALMEAKTISWNHGLSEVFTSLISNNLEIKTFKEYDYSPYNCFSNMKEFESKRFRIPHLQNKIPFVYALVAVKKLD from the coding sequence ATGGAAAACGAAAGCAATTACATAAACATAAATAAAGATGCCTGGAACAAAAAGACGGAATTCCATATCGACTCCGCTTTCTACAATATGACCGGGTTTCTTAATGGAGAAACATCTTTAAACAGCATTGAGGTTGAACTTTTAGGCAACATTACGGGTAAAAAAATACTGCACCTGCAATGCCATTTCGGCCAGGACACCTTGTCTTTAGGAAGAATGGGCGCCCAGGTTACCGGAGCAGATCTTTCTGATGTTGCTATCAATAAAGCCCGTGAACTTGCCATAACCACAGGAATACCTGCTAACTTTGTATGTTGCGATATTTATGACCTACCCAATCATCTGGATGAAAAATTTGATATTGTATTTACCAGTTATGGCACTATTGGTTGGCTGCCCGACCTTGACAAATGGGCAAAAGTGATTAATCATTTTTTAAAACCGGGAGGCAGTTTTGTTTTTGCAGAGTTCCATCCTTTTGTATGGATGTTTGACAGCAGTTTTCAAAAAATAGATTACAGCTATTTTAATGTAGAGACTATTATTGAAACCGAAACAGGAACTTATGCCGATAAAGCAGCACTGATGGAGGCAAAAACCATTTCATGGAACCATGGCCTTAGCGAGGTTTTTACCAGTCTTATTTCTAATAATCTTGAAATTAAGACGTTTAAGGAGTATGATTATTCTCCCTACAATTGCTTTAGCAACATGAAAGAATTTGAAAGCAAACGCTTTAGAATCCCTCATCTTCAAAACAAAATTCCTTTTGTTTATGCACTTGTAGCCGTGAAAAAGTTAGATTAA
- a CDS encoding DUF1569 domain-containing protein has product MPSIFNPSDNKELIERINQLTPITLSQWGKMTVSQMLLHCQQPIKVAHGTLQLKPNKLLVFFFGKSAKKKLLQPQPFGKGMPTAKEFRVSHEPDFETSKNELVELVEVFAKDGHKCIKNLTHPFFGTMNMEEWDALQYKHLDHHLKQFGA; this is encoded by the coding sequence ATGCCGAGTATATTTAATCCCTCCGATAATAAAGAACTTATAGAAAGAATAAACCAGCTTACGCCAATTACCCTTTCTCAATGGGGAAAAATGACGGTAAGCCAAATGCTGCTGCACTGCCAGCAGCCTATTAAGGTAGCCCACGGCACATTGCAATTAAAGCCAAACAAGCTTCTTGTTTTCTTTTTTGGTAAATCGGCCAAAAAGAAATTATTACAGCCACAGCCTTTTGGCAAAGGCATGCCTACCGCAAAAGAGTTTAGGGTATCTCACGAACCTGATTTTGAAACCTCAAAAAACGAACTTGTAGAACTTGTAGAGGTTTTTGCCAAAGATGGACACAAGTGCATAAAAAATCTTACACACCCTTTCTTTGGCACAATGAATATGGAAGAATGGGATGCATTACAGTACAAACACCTTGATCACCATTTAAAACAATTTGGAGCATAA
- the trmD gene encoding tRNA (guanosine(37)-N1)-methyltransferase TrmD, with protein MRIDIITVLPELLRSPFEASILKRAIDKGLVEVHLHNLRDYSTNKHKNVDDYQFGGGAGMVMMIEPIDACISKLKSEREYDEVIYMTPDGETLNQGMANRMSLLKNIIILCGHYKGVDQRVRDHFITKEISIGDFVLSGGELAAAVVADSIIRLIPGVLSNETSALTDSFQDNLLSPPIYTRPAEYKGWKVPDVLLSGNFANIDKWREEKAFEHTKNRRPDLLE; from the coding sequence ATGCGCATAGACATTATAACTGTACTGCCCGAACTTTTAAGAAGCCCATTTGAAGCCTCTATACTTAAACGCGCCATAGACAAAGGCCTTGTGGAAGTACATCTACATAACCTAAGGGATTACAGCACCAACAAACATAAAAACGTAGACGACTACCAGTTTGGTGGAGGTGCCGGTATGGTTATGATGATAGAACCTATAGACGCATGCATAAGCAAACTGAAAAGCGAAAGGGAATATGACGAGGTTATCTATATGACTCCCGACGGGGAAACCCTTAATCAGGGAATGGCTAACCGAATGTCGTTACTTAAAAACATCATTATACTTTGCGGACATTATAAAGGTGTTGACCAGCGTGTTCGCGATCATTTTATTACCAAAGAGATTTCTATTGGAGATTTTGTACTATCGGGAGGTGAGCTTGCAGCAGCTGTTGTTGCCGACTCCATAATACGACTTATACCGGGCGTATTAAGTAATGAAACCTCTGCTCTTACTGATAGTTTTCAGGATAACCTGCTTTCCCCTCCTATCTACACGCGCCCGGCGGAATATAAGGGATGGAAAGTACCTGATGTGCTTTTAAGCGGAAACTTTGCCAATATTGACAAATGGAGGGAAGAAAAAGCTTTTGAACACACAAAAAACAGAAGGCCTGATCTTTTGGAATAA
- the rplS gene encoding 50S ribosomal protein L19: protein MSDLVKFVQDEFVAKKDFPEFNSGDTITVYYEIKEGEKTRTQFFKGVVIQKRGAGITQTFTIRKMSGSVGVERIFPINMPALQKIEVNQRGKVRRARIFYFRDLTGKKAKIKERRR from the coding sequence ATGTCTGATTTAGTAAAATTCGTTCAGGACGAATTCGTTGCGAAAAAAGATTTCCCTGAATTCAACTCAGGAGACACAATTACTGTGTACTACGAAATTAAAGAGGGTGAAAAAACAAGAACTCAGTTCTTTAAAGGTGTTGTTATCCAAAAAAGAGGTGCTGGTATCACTCAAACTTTCACCATCCGTAAAATGTCTGGTTCAGTAGGTGTAGAGCGTATCTTCCCTATCAACATGCCTGCATTACAAAAAATTGAAGTTAACCAAAGAGGTAAAGTTAGAAGAGCTCGTATATTCTACTTTAGAGACCTTACTGGTAAAAAAGCAAAAATCAAAGAAAGAAGAAGATAA
- a CDS encoding NADP-dependent isocitrate dehydrogenase gives MSKTSRIIYTITDEAPMLATHSFLPIVQSFAAPAGIQLETRDISLAGRILANFPENLSADQKIGDALSELGELAKTPEANIIKLPNISASVPQLKAAIKELKAQGYDVPEYPEEPKNDAEKEIKARYSKVLGSAVNPVLREGNSDRRAPKAVKNYAKAHPHSMGAWSSNSKTHVASMSEGDFYGSEKSVTVKDATDVRIEFTANDGTTTVLKQSTPLKAGEIIDSSALNLTKLKAFVSEQIEVAKQQGVLFSVHLKATMMKVSDPIIFGAIVEVFFKDVFTKYAALFSELGVDTRNGLGDVYAKIAGTPQEAEVKAAIEAVYQNGPAIAMVNSDQGITNLHIPSDVIVDASMPAMIRTSGQMWNAAGKQQDTLAIIPDRSYSGIYTATIEDCKANGAFNPATMGSVPNVGLMAQKAEEYGSHDKTFQLNANGVVKVTDNNNGTVYMEQNVEAGDIFRMCQTKDAPIQDWVKLAVNRARLSATPAVFWLDENRAHDVQIIEKVKTYLKDHDTNGLEIHIMNPIEATKFSLERIRKGLDTISVTGNVLRDYLTDLFPILELGTSAKMLSIVPLMNGGGLFETGAGGSAPKHVQQFVEEGYLRWDSLGEFLALGVSFEHLGQTQDNAKAIVLSEALDAANEKFLENDKSPARKVGQIDNRGSHFYLALYWAQALAAQNKDAELKAKFSPIAEELTANEAKINDELIGAQGKPQEIGGYYHPDFGKTDKAMRPSETLNSILAKLA, from the coding sequence ATGTCAAAAACATCCAGGATTATTTACACAATAACCGATGAAGCCCCTATGCTGGCTACCCATTCTTTTCTTCCAATTGTACAGTCGTTTGCTGCTCCTGCCGGAATCCAGCTTGAAACAAGAGACATCTCACTTGCAGGAAGAATACTTGCAAACTTCCCTGAAAACCTTAGTGCAGATCAAAAAATAGGTGATGCGTTAAGCGAACTTGGTGAACTTGCTAAAACCCCTGAAGCTAACATTATAAAGTTACCAAACATATCTGCTTCTGTTCCTCAGCTTAAAGCTGCTATAAAAGAACTAAAAGCACAGGGATACGATGTTCCTGAATATCCGGAAGAGCCTAAAAACGATGCTGAGAAAGAAATCAAGGCTCGTTATTCTAAAGTATTAGGTTCTGCAGTTAACCCGGTTTTACGCGAAGGTAACTCAGACCGTAGAGCTCCTAAAGCGGTTAAGAACTACGCTAAAGCTCACCCTCACTCAATGGGTGCATGGTCTTCTAACTCTAAAACACATGTTGCAAGTATGAGTGAAGGCGATTTTTATGGTAGTGAGAAATCGGTTACCGTAAAAGATGCTACTGATGTAAGAATTGAATTCACAGCTAACGACGGTACTACTACAGTACTTAAGCAAAGTACTCCGCTAAAGGCAGGAGAAATAATAGACAGCTCTGCACTTAACCTAACAAAGCTTAAAGCTTTTGTTTCTGAGCAGATAGAAGTTGCTAAACAACAGGGTGTTTTATTCTCTGTTCACCTTAAGGCTACCATGATGAAGGTTTCAGACCCTATTATCTTTGGTGCTATTGTAGAGGTATTCTTTAAAGATGTATTTACTAAATATGCAGCCCTATTCAGCGAGCTTGGTGTAGATACAAGAAACGGATTAGGTGATGTTTATGCTAAAATTGCAGGTACTCCTCAGGAAGCAGAAGTTAAAGCTGCTATCGAGGCAGTATACCAAAACGGTCCTGCTATTGCAATGGTAAACTCTGATCAGGGTATTACTAACCTACACATTCCTTCTGACGTTATTGTAGATGCTTCTATGCCGGCTATGATCCGTACATCCGGACAAATGTGGAATGCTGCAGGTAAGCAACAGGATACTTTAGCTATTATCCCCGACAGAAGTTACTCTGGCATATATACAGCTACAATAGAAGACTGTAAGGCAAACGGTGCTTTTAACCCTGCAACTATGGGTAGCGTGCCTAACGTAGGGCTTATGGCTCAAAAAGCAGAAGAATACGGATCTCACGATAAAACATTCCAACTAAATGCAAACGGTGTTGTTAAGGTTACAGACAACAATAACGGTACTGTATATATGGAGCAGAATGTTGAGGCTGGTGACATCTTCAGAATGTGTCAGACTAAGGATGCTCCTATCCAGGACTGGGTTAAACTTGCCGTAAACCGTGCAAGATTATCTGCAACTCCTGCTGTATTCTGGTTAGATGAAAACAGAGCTCACGACGTTCAGATTATCGAAAAGGTAAAAACGTATCTAAAAGACCACGATACTAACGGTCTTGAAATCCATATCATGAACCCTATCGAGGCCACTAAATTCTCTTTAGAAAGAATAAGAAAAGGCCTTGACACTATATCTGTAACAGGTAACGTATTACGTGATTATCTTACAGACTTATTCCCAATCCTTGAACTTGGTACATCTGCAAAAATGCTTTCTATCGTTCCGTTAATGAATGGTGGTGGTTTATTTGAAACAGGTGCGGGAGGTTCTGCCCCTAAACACGTTCAGCAGTTTGTGGAAGAAGGTTACCTTCGTTGGGACTCTCTTGGTGAGTTCCTTGCTTTAGGTGTTTCTTTTGAGCACTTAGGTCAAACTCAGGACAATGCTAAAGCTATCGTACTTTCTGAAGCTTTAGATGCTGCTAACGAGAAGTTCCTTGAAAACGATAAGTCTCCGGCACGTAAAGTAGGACAAATTGATAACCGTGGTTCTCATTTCTACCTTGCTTTATACTGGGCTCAGGCACTTGCTGCTCAAAATAAGGATGCAGAACTTAAAGCTAAATTCTCTCCGATTGCAGAAGAGCTTACAGCTAACGAAGCTAAAATTAACGACGAATTAATTGGAGCTCAGGGCAAACCACAGGAAATAGGCGGTTACTACCACCCTGATTTTGGTAAAACTGATAAAGCTATGAGGCCAAGCGAAACGCTTAACAGCATATTAGCTAAACTGGCTTAA